In a genomic window of Gloeocapsopsis dulcis:
- the ctpB gene encoding carboxyl-terminal processing protease CtpB, with protein sequence MQQYIKRFSLCHLALFSGAIATTLTMSLLPARSVRASFQDSPKALVDEVWQLVNREYVDATFNKVNWQTSRQNLLSKNYTSKEQAYNAVREELEKLGDPYTRFLDPKQFAALTDQTAGELSGVGIRMEVNEQTKRLTVVEAIENSPALKAGIKSGDQILAIDGKPTQDLDVQQASSMIRGKAGTPVSLSIGRSGQNLNIKLTRARIEVPTVRYSVKQEGKNRVGYISLREFNAHAAEQMQRAIYDLNRQQVDSYVLDLRGNPGGLLQSSIEIARMWLETGDIVRTVDRRGRSEKLAANHTALVKQPVAVIVDGNSASASEILAGAIKDNNRGVVVGSQTFGKALVQSVHSLSDGSGLAITIAHYYTPKGTDISHKGITPDVKIDLTEAQIRQLASNPKLIGTQNDPQYLRAIAVLGTNSLAQTTPNQTLKPLTIR encoded by the coding sequence ATGCAGCAATACATTAAACGCTTCTCATTGTGCCATCTTGCTTTATTTAGCGGAGCGATCGCCACGACTTTAACGATGTCTCTATTGCCAGCTCGCTCAGTTCGTGCTTCATTTCAAGATAGTCCTAAAGCTTTGGTGGATGAAGTTTGGCAGCTTGTTAATCGCGAATATGTTGACGCTACATTTAATAAAGTCAATTGGCAAACAAGCCGACAAAATCTTTTAAGCAAAAACTATACTTCTAAAGAACAAGCTTATAACGCTGTTCGAGAAGAACTAGAAAAACTAGGAGATCCCTATACTCGCTTTCTCGATCCCAAACAGTTTGCCGCACTTACAGATCAAACTGCTGGAGAACTCTCTGGCGTTGGTATTCGGATGGAAGTCAACGAGCAAACTAAGCGTTTGACTGTGGTAGAAGCTATCGAAAATTCTCCTGCACTAAAAGCTGGCATCAAATCGGGAGATCAGATATTAGCTATTGATGGTAAACCAACACAAGACTTGGATGTTCAGCAAGCTTCCAGTATGATTCGTGGTAAGGCTGGAACGCCTGTGAGTTTGAGTATCGGACGTTCTGGACAAAACTTAAACATTAAACTCACGCGGGCTAGAATAGAAGTACCAACAGTCCGTTACTCTGTCAAGCAAGAAGGCAAAAATCGTGTTGGTTATATCAGCTTGCGAGAATTTAATGCCCACGCTGCAGAACAAATGCAACGAGCAATTTACGATCTCAACCGCCAACAAGTTGATAGCTACGTCTTAGATTTACGGGGCAATCCTGGTGGCTTATTGCAATCGAGTATTGAGATTGCGCGCATGTGGCTAGAAACAGGCGATATTGTTCGTACTGTAGATCGCCGAGGCAGAAGTGAAAAACTAGCAGCAAATCATACTGCATTGGTAAAGCAGCCTGTAGCTGTGATTGTTGATGGTAATTCTGCTAGTGCCAGCGAAATTTTAGCAGGAGCAATCAAAGACAACAATAGAGGAGTGGTTGTCGGTAGCCAAACATTTGGTAAAGCACTAGTGCAATCAGTTCATTCACTTTCTGATGGTTCTGGCTTAGCAATTACAATTGCTCATTACTACACGCCCAAGGGAACAGATATTAGTCATAAGGGCATCACACCTGATGTCAAAATAGACTTAACAGAAGCACAGATACGTCAGTTAGCAAGTAACCCAAAATTAATTGGTACTCAAAACGATCCGCAGTATCTTCGGGCGATCGCCGTACTAGGCACAAACTCCTTAGCTCAAACTACACCTAACCAAACGCTGAAACCATTGACTATTCGGTAA